The proteins below are encoded in one region of Aquisphaera giovannonii:
- a CDS encoding NAD(+)/NADH kinase produces the protein MDSASQPSPSPHPDSLSPLRVMILGNGNRTEVHDDALRLAGSLGCAPGVELAGIDLSADSDLSELPADVALVIGGDGTVLHTARRMNDRPTPVLGVNAGRLGFLADLTPSAFCERLPDLADRRFTVENLMTLSCTVTRKDAPAQVYRGLNEAVIRAAPFFHLVEIGLSIDGESVMTYRGDGLIIATPVGSTAHSLSAGGPILPPNAHMFVVTPLCAHTLTQRPLVDSAHKTYDMVPRGEHQPTVLVIDGQVQVPLHPGDRVTVRRGATPFPMIRLPGYSYYRTLRDKLGWGAFPAGDRGPRQ, from the coding sequence ATGGATTCAGCATCCCAGCCGTCTCCCTCCCCGCATCCCGACTCCCTCTCGCCCCTGCGCGTGATGATCCTGGGCAACGGCAACCGCACGGAGGTGCACGACGACGCCCTGCGCCTCGCCGGATCCCTCGGCTGCGCGCCGGGCGTGGAGCTCGCGGGGATCGACCTCTCCGCCGACTCCGACCTGTCCGAACTCCCCGCGGACGTCGCCCTCGTCATCGGGGGCGACGGCACGGTCCTGCACACCGCCCGGAGGATGAACGACCGGCCCACCCCGGTGCTGGGCGTCAACGCGGGCCGGCTCGGGTTCCTGGCCGACCTGACGCCCTCGGCCTTCTGCGAGCGCCTGCCCGACCTCGCCGACCGGCGGTTCACGGTCGAGAACCTGATGACCCTCTCGTGCACGGTCACGAGGAAGGACGCGCCGGCCCAGGTCTACCGGGGGCTCAACGAGGCCGTGATCCGCGCCGCGCCGTTCTTCCACCTCGTCGAGATCGGGCTGTCGATCGACGGCGAGAGCGTCATGACCTACCGCGGCGACGGCCTGATCATCGCCACGCCGGTCGGCTCCACCGCGCACAGCCTCTCCGCCGGCGGGCCCATCCTGCCTCCAAATGCTCACATGTTCGTAGTCACCCCTCTCTGCGCCCACACACTGACGCAACGTCCGCTGGTGGACAGCGCCCACAAGACCTACGACATGGTGCCACGCGGTGAGCACCAGCCGACCGTCCTCGTGATCGACGGCCAGGTCCAGGTCCCCTTGCACCCGGGCGACCGGGTGACGGTCCGCCGGGGCGCCACGCCGTTCCCGATGATCCGCCTGCCCGGCTACAGCTACTACCGCACCCTCCGGGACAAGCTCGGCTGGGGCGCCTTCCCCGCGGGGGATCGCGGCCCCAGGCAATGA